A single genomic interval of Pyrus communis chromosome 5, drPyrComm1.1, whole genome shotgun sequence harbors:
- the LOC137733180 gene encoding psbP-like protein 1, chloroplastic produces the protein MATLQNSPSLHRTPVLNSFTKLHKQNTYHCCRKSNSFLVRAEQASATSTFFPSQDRSGRRQVLAAGTIASWALLTNQHSVSFAAENIKGFLPVTDKKDGYEFVYPFGWQEVTIEGQDKVFKDVIEPLETASVTLFPTVKQDIKEFGSPQQVAETLIKKVLAPPTQKTKLIEAVEHDIDGKTYYTFEFIAKAPNFTRHALSTVAIGNGNFYTLTTGANERRWDKMKDKLHTIVDSFKLFKVYD, from the exons ATGGCGACCCTGCAGAACTCACCCTCCCTCCACAGGACCCCTGTCCTCAACTCCTTCACcaag TTACACAAGCAAAACACATACCATTGCTGTAGAAAAAGCAATTCCTTTTTGGTAAGAGCAGAGCAGGCTTCAGCAACTTCTACATTCTTTCCTTCTCAAG ATAGATCCGGGAGACGCCAAGTGCTAGCAGCAGGAACAATTGCTTCTTGGGCTCTTCTAACTAACCAACATTCTGTATCAT TTGCTGCAGAAAATATCAAGGGATTTCTGCCTGTCACGGACAAGAAAGACGGATACGAATTTGTCTACCCTTTTGGATGGCAG GAAGTAACCATTGAAGGTCAAGACAAGGTATTCAAGGATGTCATTGAGCCGCTAGAGACTGCAAGTGTGACTCTGTTCCCAACCGTCAAGCAAGACATCAAAGAATTCGGGTCCCCACAACAGGTGGCTGAAACTTTGATCAAGAAGGTTCTGGCTCCTCCTACCCAGAAAACAAAGCTGATTGAGGCAGTCGAG CACGACATCGATGGGAAAACATATTACACGTTTGAGTTCATTGCTAAGGCTCCAAACTTTACTCGCCACGCTCTCAGCACAGTAGCTATCGGCAATG GCAACTTCTACACGTTGACGACAGGGGCTAACGAGAGGAGGTGGGATAAGATGAAAGACAAGTTACACACCATCGTCGATTCCTTCAAGCTTTTCAAAGTCTACGATTAA
- the LOC137733181 gene encoding large ribosomal subunit protein uL23z-like — protein sequence MAPAKVDGKKSDPKAKALKTAKAVKSGPAFKKKAKKIRTSVTFHRPRTLKQERNPKYPRISATPRNKLDHYQILKYPLTTESAMKKIEDNNTLVFIVDIRADKKKIKDAVKKMYDIQTKKVNTLIRPDGTKKAYVRLTPDYDALDVANKIGII from the exons TTGATGGCAAGAAGAGTGATCCCAAGGCCAAGGCCTTGAAGACTGCCAAGGCTGTGAAATCAGGCCCTGCTTTCAAGAAGAAGGCCAAGAAGATCAGGACATCGGTCACATTCCACAGGCCAAGGACATTGAAGCAGGAAAGGAACCCCAAGTATCCCCGCATCAGTGCAACACCAAGAAACAAGTTGGACCACTATCAAATTCTCAAGTATCCATTGACCACCGAGTCTGCAATGAAAAAGATTGAGGACAACAACACACTCGTCTTCATTGTTGACATCCGAGCTGATAAGAAGAAGATCAAGGATGCAGTGAAGAAGATGTACGACATTCAGACCAAGAAAGTGAACACCTTGATCAG GCCTGATGGAACGAAGAAGGCTTACGTCAGGTTGACACCGGACTACGATGCCTTGGATGTTGCCAACAAGATCGGAATcatttaa